The Ciconia boyciana chromosome 2, ASM3463844v1, whole genome shotgun sequence genome has a segment encoding these proteins:
- the LOC140648569 gene encoding mitogen-activated protein kinase kinase kinase 3-like isoform X1, which yields MDEEEALNSIMKDLAALGKCGGLLDNNRNKNSVHSSKQQRNVRIKFEYEGEKRIIQFPRPVRFKEVVQKVTDAFGQTMDLVCVNNELLIPLKSQEDLDKAMEQLELSPSLKSLRILVSAPKKANLLQPNNSKQHEMRISRSMGDIMGSLYKDSERTRKYSTGSLHTGRSSPPPGSVPEEQQQIARQGSYTSINSEGEFIPETMDQNMLEAFISPDESLSGSCQSLDRSVDSPPFTQTPVPGRKSHPKDSLDCMDFDIPFCERFGKGGTFPRQYHLSQSRKDYSDGRRTFPRSYFPQENLFQLVPSSRTKSFNGDSKLSTLQYDEYRPKWWNNCEKGLQVFSTSPTKARNSLQAPVNWRLGKLLGRGAFGEVYLCYDADTGRELSVKQVPFDPDSQETSKEVNALECEIQLLKTLRHDRIVQYYGCLRDPEEKKLSIFVEYMPGGSIKDQLKAYGALTENVTRKYTRQILQGVFYLHSNMIVHRDIKGANILRDSAGNVKLGDFGASKRIQTICMSGTGIKSVTGTPYWMSPEVISGEGYGRKADVWSVACTVVEMLTEKPPWAEFEAMAAIFKIATQPTNPQLPDGVSNSCRNFLKQIFVEEKRRPTAEELLRHPFVNCGL from the exons GATTATCCAGTTTCCGAGACCAGTCAGATTCAAAGAAGTGGTGCAGAAGGTCACGGATGCTTTTGGACAGACGATGGACTTAGTCTGTGTGAACAATGAG CTCCTGATCCCACTGAAATCCCAGGAAGATTTGGACAAAGCGATGGAACAGTTGGAGCTGAGCCCTTCCCTGAAGAGCCTGCGGATCCTCGTGAGCGCTCCAAAGAAAGCGAAT CTCCTCCAGCCAAACAACAGTAAACAGCACGAAATGAGGATCTCCAGATCCATGGGTGATATCATGGGATCCCTGTACAAGGACTCTGAGAGGACGCGGAAGTATTCAACAG GCTCTCTGCACACTGGCCGGAGCTCTCCACCCCCGGGGAGCGTTCCcgaagagcagcagcagattgCTCGCCAGGGATCCTATACCAGCATCAACAGCGAGGGCGAGTTCATCCCCGAGACCATGGATCAGAAC ATGCTTGAAGCTTTCATCAGCCCTGATGAGTCGCTCTCTGGGAGCTGCCAGTCGCTGGACAGATCTGTGGACAG CCCTCCCTTTACTCAAACCCCTGTTCCTGGAAGGAAGAGCCATCCCAAAGACAGTCTGGATTGCATGG ATTTCGACATCCCATTCTGCGAGAGGTTTGGGAAAGGTGGGACCTTTCCGAGGCAGTACCACCTCTCCCAAAGTCGCAAGGACTACAGTGATG GCCGGAGGACTTTCCCAAGGAGTTACTTCCCACAGGAGAACCTGTTTCAGCTTGTCCCTTCTAGCCGAACCAAGAGCTTTAATGGGGACAGCAAGCTCAGCACATTGCAGTACGACGAGTACAGGCCCAAATGGTGGAACAATTGTGAAAAAGGTCTGCAGGTCTTCAGCACCTCCCCTACGAAAGCTAGGAACT CCCTGCAGGCACCTGTGAACTGGAGGCTGGGGAAGCTGCTCGGAAGAGGAGCTTTTGGGGAAGTTTATCTCTGCTACGATGCCGACACTGGCCGGGAGCTGTCGGTCAAACAGGTGCCTTTTGACCCTGACAGTCAAGAGACGAGTAAA GAGGTGAATGCCTTAGAATGTGAGATTCAGCTGTTGAAGACTCTCCGTCACGACAGGATAGTGCAGTACTACGGGTGCTTGCGGGATCCTGAGGAGAAGAAACTGTCTATCTTTGTTGAATACATGCCAGGG GGCTCAATAAAGGACCAGCTAAAAGCTTATGGTGCTCTGACCGAGAACGTCACTCGGAAGTACACCAGGCAGATCCTGCAGGGAGTCTTCTACTTACACAGCAATATGATTGTCCACAGGGACATTAAAG GTGCCAATATTTTGAGAGATTCTGCTGGAAATGTGAAACTTGGAGATTTTGGGGCCAGCAAACGCATCCAGACCATCTGCATGTCTGGGACTGGGATTAAATCTGTCACAGGAACACCATACTGGATGAGCCCAGAGGTTATCAGTGGAGAAGGCTACGGAAGGAAAGCTGACGTGTG GAGCGTGGCCTGCACCGTGGTGGAGATGTTAACGGAGAAGCCGCCGTGGGCAGAGTTCGAAGCCATggcagctatttttaaaatcgCCACCCAGCCGACCAATCCCCAGCTCCCCGACGGCGTCTCGAACTCCTGCCGCAACTTCCTCAAACAGATCTTCGTGGAGGAGAAGCGGAGGCCGACGGCCGAGGAGCTGCTGAGACACCCCTTTGTCAACTGCGGGCTCTGA
- the LOC140648569 gene encoding mitogen-activated protein kinase kinase kinase 3-like isoform X2 gives MDEEEALNSIMKDLAALGKCGGLLDNNRNKNSVHSSKQRNVRIKFEYEGEKRIIQFPRPVRFKEVVQKVTDAFGQTMDLVCVNNELLIPLKSQEDLDKAMEQLELSPSLKSLRILVSAPKKANLLQPNNSKQHEMRISRSMGDIMGSLYKDSERTRKYSTGSLHTGRSSPPPGSVPEEQQQIARQGSYTSINSEGEFIPETMDQNMLEAFISPDESLSGSCQSLDRSVDSPPFTQTPVPGRKSHPKDSLDCMDFDIPFCERFGKGGTFPRQYHLSQSRKDYSDGRRTFPRSYFPQENLFQLVPSSRTKSFNGDSKLSTLQYDEYRPKWWNNCEKGLQVFSTSPTKARNSLQAPVNWRLGKLLGRGAFGEVYLCYDADTGRELSVKQVPFDPDSQETSKEVNALECEIQLLKTLRHDRIVQYYGCLRDPEEKKLSIFVEYMPGGSIKDQLKAYGALTENVTRKYTRQILQGVFYLHSNMIVHRDIKGANILRDSAGNVKLGDFGASKRIQTICMSGTGIKSVTGTPYWMSPEVISGEGYGRKADVWSVACTVVEMLTEKPPWAEFEAMAAIFKIATQPTNPQLPDGVSNSCRNFLKQIFVEEKRRPTAEELLRHPFVNCGL, from the exons GATTATCCAGTTTCCGAGACCAGTCAGATTCAAAGAAGTGGTGCAGAAGGTCACGGATGCTTTTGGACAGACGATGGACTTAGTCTGTGTGAACAATGAG CTCCTGATCCCACTGAAATCCCAGGAAGATTTGGACAAAGCGATGGAACAGTTGGAGCTGAGCCCTTCCCTGAAGAGCCTGCGGATCCTCGTGAGCGCTCCAAAGAAAGCGAAT CTCCTCCAGCCAAACAACAGTAAACAGCACGAAATGAGGATCTCCAGATCCATGGGTGATATCATGGGATCCCTGTACAAGGACTCTGAGAGGACGCGGAAGTATTCAACAG GCTCTCTGCACACTGGCCGGAGCTCTCCACCCCCGGGGAGCGTTCCcgaagagcagcagcagattgCTCGCCAGGGATCCTATACCAGCATCAACAGCGAGGGCGAGTTCATCCCCGAGACCATGGATCAGAAC ATGCTTGAAGCTTTCATCAGCCCTGATGAGTCGCTCTCTGGGAGCTGCCAGTCGCTGGACAGATCTGTGGACAG CCCTCCCTTTACTCAAACCCCTGTTCCTGGAAGGAAGAGCCATCCCAAAGACAGTCTGGATTGCATGG ATTTCGACATCCCATTCTGCGAGAGGTTTGGGAAAGGTGGGACCTTTCCGAGGCAGTACCACCTCTCCCAAAGTCGCAAGGACTACAGTGATG GCCGGAGGACTTTCCCAAGGAGTTACTTCCCACAGGAGAACCTGTTTCAGCTTGTCCCTTCTAGCCGAACCAAGAGCTTTAATGGGGACAGCAAGCTCAGCACATTGCAGTACGACGAGTACAGGCCCAAATGGTGGAACAATTGTGAAAAAGGTCTGCAGGTCTTCAGCACCTCCCCTACGAAAGCTAGGAACT CCCTGCAGGCACCTGTGAACTGGAGGCTGGGGAAGCTGCTCGGAAGAGGAGCTTTTGGGGAAGTTTATCTCTGCTACGATGCCGACACTGGCCGGGAGCTGTCGGTCAAACAGGTGCCTTTTGACCCTGACAGTCAAGAGACGAGTAAA GAGGTGAATGCCTTAGAATGTGAGATTCAGCTGTTGAAGACTCTCCGTCACGACAGGATAGTGCAGTACTACGGGTGCTTGCGGGATCCTGAGGAGAAGAAACTGTCTATCTTTGTTGAATACATGCCAGGG GGCTCAATAAAGGACCAGCTAAAAGCTTATGGTGCTCTGACCGAGAACGTCACTCGGAAGTACACCAGGCAGATCCTGCAGGGAGTCTTCTACTTACACAGCAATATGATTGTCCACAGGGACATTAAAG GTGCCAATATTTTGAGAGATTCTGCTGGAAATGTGAAACTTGGAGATTTTGGGGCCAGCAAACGCATCCAGACCATCTGCATGTCTGGGACTGGGATTAAATCTGTCACAGGAACACCATACTGGATGAGCCCAGAGGTTATCAGTGGAGAAGGCTACGGAAGGAAAGCTGACGTGTG GAGCGTGGCCTGCACCGTGGTGGAGATGTTAACGGAGAAGCCGCCGTGGGCAGAGTTCGAAGCCATggcagctatttttaaaatcgCCACCCAGCCGACCAATCCCCAGCTCCCCGACGGCGTCTCGAACTCCTGCCGCAACTTCCTCAAACAGATCTTCGTGGAGGAGAAGCGGAGGCCGACGGCCGAGGAGCTGCTGAGACACCCCTTTGTCAACTGCGGGCTCTGA